One stretch of Nicotiana tabacum cultivar K326 chromosome 18, ASM71507v2, whole genome shotgun sequence DNA includes these proteins:
- the LOC107823136 gene encoding ABC transporter G family member 28-like, translating to MVFDENVQTKRQKYKNALLTNFLLCIISTNHIATAQQTGNSGSAQLLTQVLYSSFSNFTSLFDPGVTKELGFCIEDVDAEWNAAFNFTDNTDFLTACVRQTKGDVIKRLCTAAEVKFYSQLLTQGAGRGNLKPNKNCNLVSWASGCEPGWACSVGKDMQVDLKNSKEMPPRILDCQPCCEGFFCPRGLTCMIPCPLGAYCPLSKLNNDTGACDPYRYQPPPGQSNHSCGGADVWGDFVSTTELFCSAGFYCPTTTEKIPCTKGHYCRAGSTSQSSCYKLAICESQTANQNITAYGIMFFGAITLILLIIYNCSGQVLSSREKKQAKSRERAAKSARETVQAREKWKSAKEIARKHATGLQSQLSRTFSRKKFVSQQDPHKAPSHARSRSEAALPPLPLGMSHAKAKKQTNLTKMVQELEENPDSHDGFNIDIGDKNMKTPEQVGDKNMKKPKAKQLHTKSQIFKYAYGQIEKEKALQEQNKNLTFSGVISMASEIEIRTRPPIEVCFKDLTLTLKGKNKHLLRCVSGKLSPGRVSAVMGPSGAGKTTFLSALTGKAAGCTTTGVILINGKPDPMQSYKKIIGFVPQDDIVHGNLTVEENLWFSARCRLAADLPKPEKVLVVERVIESLGLQPVRDSLVGTVEKRGISGGQRKRVNVGLEMVMEPSLLILDEPTSGLDSSSSQLLLRALRREALEGVNICMVVHQPSYTLFRMFDDLILLAKGGLTVYHGPVKTVEEYFAGIGITVPDRVNPPDHFIDILEGIVKLPSTAVNYKDLPLRWMLHNGYPVPPDMLDSSGSRASSVGENSADGASPATATSDQSFTGDLWSEVKSNVEQKKDRMRYNFLAWKDLSNRRTPGVLFQYKYFLGRVGKQRLREARMQAVDFLILLLAGICLGTLAEVSDETFGTMGYLYTVIAVPLLTKISALRSFSLDKLHYWRESACGMSSLAYFMAKDTIDHISTIIKPAVYLSMFYFFNNPRSSILDNYIVLLCVVYCVTGIAYALAIYFNPGQAQLLSVLLPVVLTLVARQDSSSIMGKIGDYCYTKWAMEAFIIANAKRYSGVWLITRCGALKQKGYALDHWYPSLISLLLLGVISRCVAFVLLVTFQKK from the exons ATGGTCTTTGATGAAAATGTGcagacaaaaaggcaaaaatacaaaaatgcctTGCTTACCAATtttttgctttgcatcatctCGACGAATCACATTGCGACAGCACAGCAGACCGGTAACTCCGGGTCGGCTCAGCTCTTGACCCAGGTCCTTTATAGCAGTTTCAGCAATTTCACCTCTTTATTTGACCCTGGCGTTACCAAGGAATTGGGGTTTTGCATCGAAGATGT GGATGCTGAGTGGAACGCGGCTTTTAATTTTACAGACAACACAGATTTTTTGACAGCATGTGTTAGACAGACAAAAG GTGATGTAATAAAGCGGTTGTGTACAGCAGCAGAGGTAAAGTTCTATTCTCAACTTTTAACGCAAGGCGCTGGAAGAGGAAACCTGAAACCTAACAAGAATTGTAATCTGGTATCATGGGCTTCTGGATGTGAGCCAGGATGGGCATGTAGTGTTGGAAAAGACATGCAGGTTGACCTTAAAAATTCAAAGGAAATGCCACCTAGAATTCTTGATTGTCAACCTTGTTGTGAAGGTTTCTTCTGTCCTCGTGGTCTCACCTGCATGATAC CCTGCCCATTAGGCGCGTATTGTCCTCTTTCAAAACTCAATAATGATACTGGTGCATGTGACCC GTATCGTTATCAACCTCCTCCGGGACAGTCAAATCATAGTTGTGGTGGAGCAGATGTCTGGGGTGATTTTGTGAGTACTACTGAACTATTTTGTTCAGCGGGATTTTACTGTCCAACTACTACCGAGAAGATTCCTTGCACTAAAGG CCATTACTGTAGAGCTGGTTCTACATCTCAATCAA GCTGCTATAAATTAGCTATTTGTGAATCACAGACAGCAAATCAAAATATCACAGCTTATGGTATTATGTTTTTT GGTGCAATCACACTTATACTTCTCATTATATACAACTGTTCTGGCCAAGTGCTGAGCAGCAGAGAGAAAAAACAAGCAAAGTCCAGGGAACGTGCAGCAAAAAGTGCAAGGGAGACCGTACAAGCACGTGAGAAATGGAAATCTGCTAAAGAGATTGCTCGCAAGCATGCAACTGGTCTACAATCTCAATTGTCAAGGACATTCTCCCGAAAAAAATTTGTAAGTCAACAGGATCCGCATAAGGCGCCCAGTCATGCTAGGTCTCGTTCAGAAGCTGCCTTACCCCCATTGCCCTTAGGTATGTCTCATGCCAAAGCTAAAAAGCAAACCAACCTCACAAAGATGGTTCAAGAGCTTGAAGAAAATCCTGATAGTCATGACGGTTTCAATATTGATATTGGGGACAAAAATATGAAAACACCTGAGCAAGTTGgggacaaaaatatgaaaaagccCAAGGCTAAACAGTTGCATACCAAGAGTCAAATCTTTAAATATGCATATGgtcaaattgaaaaagaaaaagcccTGCAGGAGCAGAATAAGAATTTGACCTTTTCTGGTGTAATCTCAATGGCAAGTGAGATTGAGATAAGAACTAGACCTCCCATTGAGGTGTGTTTCAAAGATTTGACACTTACTTTGAAGGGGAAAAACAAGCATTTATTGAGGTGCGTATCAGGGAAATTATCACCTGGCCGTGTTTCTGCTGTTATGGGTCCATCTGGTGCTGGAAAGACAACGTTTCTGTCTGCATTGACTGGTAAGGCTGCTGGGTGTACCACGACTGGTGTGATTCTCATAAATGGGAAGCCCGACCCGATGCAGTCATACAAGAAAATTATTGGCTTTGTACCTCAAGATGACATAGTACACGGAAATTTAACGGTGGAGGAGAATCTTTGGTTTAGTGCTCGGTGCAG ATTGGCAGCTGATTTGCCTAAACCAGAAAAGGTTTTAGTTGTTGAAAGAGTCATAGAGTCCTTGGGATTGCAACCCGTGAGAGATTCTCTTGTGGGGACGGTGGAGAAGCGAGGCATCTCTGGGGGTCAAAGGAAGAGAGTCAATGTTGGGCTGGAAATGGTTATGGAACCTTCTTTGTTAATCTTAGATGAACCCACTTCTGGTTTGGATAGCTCTTCATCTCAATTATTGCTTAGAGCACTCCGTCGTGAAGCTCTTGAAGGAGTGAATATATGCATGGTGGTGCACCAACCAAG CTATACTTTGTTCAGGATGTTTGACGATTTGATACTTCTAGCCAAGGGTGGCCTTACAGTATATCATGGACCAGTGAAAACAGTTGAAGAGTACTTTGCAGGCATTGGAATAACTGTACCTGATCGTGTTAACCCTCCTGATCACTTCATTGATATTTTAGAAGGAATTGTTAAACTTCCGAGCACAGCAGTGAACTATAAAGATCTTCCTCTCAGATGGATGCTTCATAATGGTTACCCCGTACCACCAGACATGCTAGATTCTTCTGGTTCAAGAGCATCTTCGGTTGGAGAAAATTCAGCTGATGGagcaagtcctgcaactgctACCTCCGATCAATCTTTTACTGGAGACCTGTGGTCAGAGGTCAAATCCAATGTTGAACAAAAGAAAGACCGCATGCGATACAACTTTTTGGCATGGAAGGACTTGTCCAATCGGAGAACCCCTGGTGTATTGTTCCAATATAAGTATTTCCTTGGAAG AGTCGGCAAGCAGCGATTGCGAGAAGCCAGGATGCAAGCAGTTGATTTTCTTATTCTATTGCTTGCTGGAATCTGTTTGGGAACACTTGCTGAAGTGAGTGATGAAACCTTCGGAACTATGGGGTACCTTTACACCGTCATTGCAGTTC CTCTTCTCACCAAGATTTCAGCTTTGAGATCATTTTCTCTAGATAAATTACACTACTGGAGAGAGAGTGCATGTGGCATGAGCAGTTTGGCATACTTTATGGCTAAGGATACCATTGACCATATCAGCACAATTATAAAGCCTGCAGTTTATCTATCAATGTTCTACTTCTTCAATAATCCAAGATCTTCCATTTTGGATAATTATATCGTCTTGCTTTGTGTTGTATATTGTGTTACTGGGATAGCGTATGCACTTGCCATCTACTTCAACCCTGGTCAAGCTCAACTG TTGTCGGTGTTGCTACCAGTTGTTTTAACTCTCGTAGCTAGACAGGACAGTAGCTCAATAATGGGGAAAATAGGAGATTATTGCTATACAAAGTGGGCCATGGAAGCATTTATAATTGCAAATGCTAAAAG GTACTCTGGAGTGTGGCTGATCACAAGATGTGGTGCACTAAAGCAAAAGGGCTATGCACTTGATCATTGGTATCCTTCCTTAATATCACTCCTGCTTCTTGGTGTTATCAGTCGCTGCGTAGCATTTGTCCTTTTGGTAACTTTCCAGAAAAAATAA